A single region of the Paraburkholderia sprentiae WSM5005 genome encodes:
- a CDS encoding porin: MKKSLLALAALGAFAGVAHAQSSVTLYGIVDVGINMNTNSGGSHLYNMSSGVLQGSRFGLRGTEDLGGGLKALFVLENGFDTTNGKLGQGGLMFGRQAYVGLSSNFGTVTLGRQYDSVVDYVGPFEAGDQWGGYIAAHPGDIDNFNNAYRTNNTVKYTSANYGGLTFGGTYSFGGQAGNFSGNQIWSLGGGYNNGPLQLGVGYLNARTPAASGGLFNNGGTIAANTPGAGFSTASPAGFAVSSPVYAGFSSANTYQVIGAGGAYTFGAATVGLTYSNVQFGNLGKTFASPFTGQKATFNNGEINFKYQLTPALLVGAAYDYTRGTQVEGNSRAQYHQGALGVDYFLSKRTDVYLVGVYQHALGDTVNATGQVVAATAAINGLTGSTTNNQFTARVGIRHKF; this comes from the coding sequence ATGAAAAAGTCGCTTCTCGCTCTCGCAGCCTTGGGCGCGTTCGCAGGCGTCGCTCATGCGCAGAGCAGCGTGACCCTGTACGGCATCGTTGACGTTGGGATCAATATGAACACCAACTCGGGCGGCAGCCATCTGTACAACATGTCCAGCGGCGTCCTGCAAGGCTCGCGTTTCGGGCTGCGCGGCACGGAAGATCTGGGCGGCGGTCTGAAGGCCCTGTTCGTTTTGGAAAACGGCTTTGACACCACGAATGGCAAGCTCGGTCAAGGCGGCCTGATGTTCGGCCGTCAGGCCTACGTCGGTTTGTCGAGCAACTTCGGCACGGTCACGCTGGGTCGTCAGTACGATTCCGTCGTCGACTACGTGGGTCCGTTCGAAGCGGGTGATCAGTGGGGCGGCTACATCGCCGCTCACCCGGGCGATATCGACAACTTCAACAACGCTTATCGCACCAACAACACGGTCAAGTACACGAGCGCGAACTACGGCGGCCTGACGTTCGGCGGCACGTACAGCTTCGGCGGCCAGGCAGGCAACTTCTCCGGCAACCAGATCTGGTCGTTGGGTGGTGGCTATAACAACGGTCCGCTGCAGTTGGGCGTGGGCTATTTGAACGCACGTACGCCGGCAGCGTCGGGCGGTCTGTTCAACAACGGCGGCACGATCGCAGCGAACACGCCAGGCGCCGGTTTCTCGACCGCGAGCCCGGCGGGTTTCGCGGTGTCGAGCCCGGTGTACGCCGGCTTCTCGTCGGCTAACACGTACCAGGTCATCGGCGCAGGCGGTGCATACACGTTCGGCGCGGCAACCGTCGGCCTGACGTATTCGAACGTCCAGTTCGGCAACCTCGGCAAGACGTTCGCGTCGCCGTTCACTGGCCAGAAGGCAACGTTCAACAACGGCGAAATCAACTTCAAGTATCAGTTGACCCCGGCACTGCTGGTCGGTGCAGCGTATGACTACACGCGCGGCACGCAGGTCGAAGGCAACTCGCGTGCTCAGTACCATCAGGGCGCACTGGGCGTGGACTACTTCCTGTCCAAGCGTACCGACGTGTACCTGGTCGGCGTGTACCAGCACGCTCTGGGCGACACGGTCAATGCGACAGGCCAGGTGGTCGCGGCAACGGCAGCCATCAACGGCCTGACCGGTTCGACGACCAACAACCAGTTCACGGCTCGCGTCGGGATCCGCCACAAGTTCTAA
- a CDS encoding molybdopterin-containing oxidoreductase family protein produces the protein MNVPTEFVRAVCPHDCPDTCAMRVTVDNGRAIKVVGDPDHPPTQGVLCTKVSRYAERVYHPNRLTTPMKRVGRKGEGRFEPISWDEAFDLAAGRLGEIAHRAPQAILPYSYAGTMGLVQGDSIAQRFFHKLGASQLDRTICAAAGAAGLKYTYGAGIGMHTEFFAESEVILIWGANPIASNLHFWTRAQEAKRRGARLIAIDPYRSLTAEKCHQHLALKPGTDGALALGIMNVLITEDLLDHEYIAAHTLGFADLKVRALSYPLSRVSQICGVAEDEIADLARLYASTKKAAIRLNYGLQRVRGGGNAVRAIACLPSLTGAWRERAGGALLSSSGWAPVDSHALQRPDLMPGWPSKQTRVINMNAIGDALLHPGDATFGPKVEAIVVYNSNPVAVAPDSERVAAGFAREDLFTIVLEHFQTDTADFADLLLPATTQLEHLDVHKSYGHTHVMVNLPAIAPFGDARPNTEIFRGLARAMGLTEPALFDSDEAVAQAAFRWDDKTLEGVDWPALKQAGWARLDLPDAPLADGGFRTPSGKCEFYSERLAQQGLDPLPDYLPPYESADGAPELAARYPLAMISPPARNFLNSTFVNIESLRATEGEPHLDIHPADAHARGIGDGDQVRIFNDRGSMQARARVTDRAREGLVVGLSIWWKKLAPDGRNANQLTSQALTDLGGSATFYDCLVEVERA, from the coding sequence GGAGCGTGTGTACCATCCAAACCGATTGACGACGCCGATGAAGCGCGTCGGTCGCAAAGGCGAGGGCCGCTTCGAACCGATCAGTTGGGACGAAGCGTTCGATCTTGCCGCGGGCCGCCTCGGCGAAATCGCCCATCGCGCGCCGCAAGCGATTCTGCCCTACAGCTACGCGGGCACGATGGGCCTGGTGCAGGGCGACAGCATCGCGCAACGCTTCTTCCACAAGCTCGGCGCATCGCAACTGGATCGCACCATTTGCGCGGCCGCCGGCGCTGCGGGCCTCAAATACACATACGGCGCCGGCATCGGTATGCACACCGAGTTTTTCGCCGAGAGCGAGGTGATCCTGATCTGGGGAGCCAACCCGATCGCATCGAATCTGCATTTCTGGACGCGCGCGCAGGAAGCCAAGCGTCGCGGAGCGCGGCTGATCGCAATCGATCCATATCGTTCGCTGACCGCGGAGAAATGCCATCAACACCTTGCGCTCAAGCCCGGCACCGACGGGGCTCTCGCGCTCGGCATCATGAACGTGCTGATCACCGAGGATCTGCTCGACCATGAATACATCGCGGCGCATACGCTGGGCTTCGCCGACTTGAAGGTACGCGCGCTCAGCTATCCGCTGTCGCGCGTTAGTCAAATTTGTGGGGTTGCAGAAGACGAAATCGCCGACCTTGCGCGACTTTACGCCAGCACGAAGAAAGCCGCGATCCGCCTGAACTACGGTCTGCAGCGGGTGCGCGGCGGCGGCAATGCGGTGCGCGCGATCGCATGCCTGCCATCGCTGACGGGCGCATGGCGCGAGCGCGCGGGCGGGGCGCTGTTGTCGTCGAGCGGCTGGGCGCCGGTCGACTCGCATGCGTTGCAGCGTCCTGACCTGATGCCGGGCTGGCCGTCGAAGCAGACCCGCGTCATCAATATGAATGCGATCGGCGACGCGTTGCTGCATCCGGGCGACGCCACGTTTGGCCCCAAGGTCGAGGCGATCGTCGTCTACAACTCGAATCCGGTCGCGGTCGCACCGGACTCCGAACGTGTCGCGGCCGGCTTTGCGCGCGAGGATCTGTTCACGATCGTGCTCGAGCATTTCCAGACCGACACCGCGGACTTTGCGGACCTTCTGCTGCCCGCCACGACGCAGCTCGAGCATCTCGACGTGCACAAGTCATACGGCCACACGCACGTGATGGTCAACCTGCCCGCGATTGCGCCGTTCGGCGACGCACGCCCGAATACCGAGATCTTCCGCGGCCTCGCGCGCGCGATGGGCCTGACGGAACCGGCGCTCTTCGATAGCGACGAAGCCGTCGCGCAAGCTGCATTTCGTTGGGACGACAAGACGCTGGAAGGCGTCGACTGGCCGGCGCTGAAACAAGCCGGTTGGGCCCGTCTCGACCTGCCAGACGCGCCGCTTGCCGACGGCGGTTTCCGCACGCCGTCCGGCAAGTGCGAGTTCTATAGCGAGCGCCTGGCACAGCAGGGCCTCGACCCGCTGCCAGACTACCTGCCGCCGTACGAATCGGCCGATGGCGCGCCCGAACTGGCGGCCCGCTATCCGCTCGCGATGATTTCGCCGCCCGCGCGCAACTTCCTGAACAGCACCTTCGTGAACATCGAGAGTCTGCGCGCGACGGAAGGCGAGCCGCATCTGGACATCCATCCGGCCGACGCGCACGCGCGCGGCATCGGTGACGGCGATCAGGTGCGCATCTTCAACGACCGCGGCTCGATGCAGGCGCGCGCCCGCGTGACCGACCGGGCACGCGAAGGCCTGGTCGTTGGGTTGTCGATCTGGTGGAAGAAGCTCGCGCCGGACGGCCGCAACGCCAACCAGCTGACGAGCCAGGCGCTGACCGATCTCGGCGGATCGGCGACGTTTTACGACTGTCTCGTCGAAGTCGAGCGGGCCTGA
- a CDS encoding long-chain fatty acid--CoA ligase → MEKIWLKSYPHGVPAEIDPTRYSSVAELLEEAFRDHRAKPAFVCMGKQISYGELDELSRNLAAWLQSKGLARGARVAIMMPNVLQYPVAIAAILRAGYVVVNVNPLYTPRELEHQLKDSGTEAIIVLENFAGTLQAIVRDTPVKHVVVAAMGDLMGVKGPLVNFVVRKVKKMVPAWSLPGHVRFNDAVSEGASLTFQPVRQGPDDIAFLQYTGGTTGVAKGATLLHRNLIANVLQSEVWLNPVRAHRADIDQFITVVALPLYHVFALTVCGLLTIRTGGLGVLIPNPRDIAGMIKSLEGYAITTIPAVNTLYNAMLNSPEFRKLDFSKLLTANGGGMAVQEAVAKRWFELTRTPIVEGYGLSETSPCVTCNPVTATEYNGTIGLPLPSTEVSIRDDEGNEMPPGQPGEICIRGPQVMAGYWNRPDETAKVMTADGFFKSGDVGIMSADGFVKIVDRKKDMILVSGFNVYPNEVEDVVAKLPGVFEVAAVGVPDQHSGEAVKLFVVKKDPSLTDEQIFAYCKTQLTGYKRPKVVEFRTELPKSNVGKILRRELRDGRA, encoded by the coding sequence ATGGAGAAAATCTGGCTGAAATCTTACCCACACGGCGTTCCCGCAGAGATCGACCCGACGCGCTATTCGTCGGTGGCCGAGTTGCTCGAGGAAGCCTTTCGCGATCACCGCGCGAAGCCGGCGTTCGTGTGCATGGGCAAGCAGATCAGCTACGGAGAACTCGACGAGCTTTCGCGCAATCTCGCGGCGTGGCTGCAGTCGAAGGGGCTTGCGCGCGGCGCGCGTGTCGCGATCATGATGCCGAACGTACTGCAGTATCCGGTCGCGATCGCCGCGATTCTGCGCGCGGGCTATGTGGTCGTGAATGTCAATCCGCTGTACACGCCGCGCGAGCTCGAACATCAACTGAAGGACAGCGGCACCGAAGCGATCATCGTGCTCGAGAACTTCGCGGGTACCTTGCAGGCAATCGTGCGCGATACGCCGGTCAAGCATGTGGTCGTCGCGGCAATGGGCGACCTGATGGGTGTCAAGGGCCCGCTCGTGAACTTCGTCGTGCGCAAGGTAAAGAAAATGGTGCCGGCGTGGAGTCTGCCCGGGCACGTCAGGTTCAACGACGCGGTCTCGGAGGGCGCTAGTCTGACGTTCCAGCCGGTCCGGCAGGGGCCCGACGACATCGCGTTCCTCCAATACACAGGCGGCACCACCGGCGTGGCCAAGGGCGCGACGCTGCTGCACCGGAATCTGATCGCGAACGTGTTGCAATCGGAGGTCTGGCTCAATCCGGTGCGCGCACACCGCGCGGATATCGATCAGTTCATCACGGTCGTCGCGCTGCCGCTGTATCACGTGTTCGCGCTGACCGTGTGCGGGTTGCTGACGATCCGCACCGGCGGTCTCGGCGTGCTGATTCCGAATCCGCGCGATATCGCCGGCATGATCAAGTCGCTCGAGGGTTACGCGATCACGACGATCCCCGCGGTCAACACGCTCTACAACGCGATGTTGAACAGCCCCGAGTTCCGCAAGCTCGACTTCTCGAAGCTGCTGACCGCGAACGGCGGCGGCATGGCGGTCCAGGAGGCGGTCGCGAAGCGCTGGTTCGAGCTGACGCGCACGCCGATCGTCGAGGGCTACGGGCTGTCGGAAACCTCGCCGTGCGTGACCTGCAATCCCGTCACCGCCACCGAATACAACGGCACGATCGGCCTGCCGCTGCCGTCGACCGAAGTCTCGATCCGCGACGACGAAGGCAACGAAATGCCGCCCGGCCAGCCCGGCGAGATCTGCATTCGCGGCCCTCAGGTGATGGCGGGCTACTGGAACCGGCCCGACGAGACCGCCAAGGTGATGACGGCAGACGGCTTCTTCAAATCCGGCGACGTCGGCATCATGAGCGCGGACGGCTTCGTGAAGATCGTCGATCGCAAGAAGGACATGATTCTGGTGTCCGGCTTCAACGTGTATCCGAATGAAGTCGAGGACGTCGTCGCCAAGCTGCCGGGCGTATTCGAGGTCGCGGCGGTTGGGGTGCCTGATCAGCATTCGGGCGAGGCAGTGAAGCTATTCGTCGTGAAGAAGGATCCGTCGCTGACCGACGAACAGATCTTCGCGTACTGCAAAACGCAGCTGACCGGCTACAAGCGGCCCAAGGTCGTCGAATTCCGCACCGAGCTGCCGAAAAGCAATGTCGGCAAGATCCTGCGCCGCGAACTGCGCGACGGCAGGGCTTGA